A window from Canis aureus isolate CA01 chromosome 23, VMU_Caureus_v.1.0, whole genome shotgun sequence encodes these proteins:
- the TRIM21 gene encoding E3 ubiquitin-protein ligase TRIM21 has protein sequence MAAAMPLAMMWEEVTCPICLDPVVEPMSIDCGHSFCHKCISEVGKDGGGVCPVCQHTFLLRNLRPNWPLANVVDNLKQIGQNANEVTQREWCQVHGERLHLFCEEDGKILCWVCSQSQNHRNHKTVPVEEAAQEYQEKLKVALRKLRKEQKLAEELEVNTAMKRAAWKASVVLQRESQSQVERHKRRIHAEFVQQINFLAAEEQRQMQRLDMEEREQLRILGETEAMLAQKTQALQELVVELERRSKGSPLELLQEVKSVLGRTEAWNLKELDITSPGLRSVCLVPGLKTMLRTYGVHITLDPHTANPWLILSEDRRQVRLGDSQQEVPENESRFDMYPMVLGAQCFDSGKAYWEVDVRGKEAWDLGVCTDSAQRKGHFLLSPGNGFWTIWLWNKQKYEAGTCPQTPLHLQVPPCQVGIFLDCEAHTVSFYNITDHGSLIYTFSECAFAGPLRPFFGTGFNDAGRNAAPLVLCPLEVGS, from the exons ATGGCTGCAGCAATGCCCTTGGCAATGATGTGGGAGGAGGTCACATGCCCTATCTGCCTGGATCCTGTAGTGGAGCCTATGAGCATTGACTGTGGCCACAGCTTCTGCCACAAATGCATCTCTGAGGTGGGGAAAGATGGTGGCGGCGTCTGTCCTGTGTGTCAGCACACCTTCTTGCTCCGAAACCTCCGGCCCAATTGGCCACTGGCTAACGTGGTGGACAACCTTAAACAAATTGGCCAGAATGCCAATGAAGTCACACAGAGGGAATGGTGTCAGGTACATGGAGAGAGACTGCACCTGTTCTGTGAGGAAGATGGGAAGATCCTCTGCTGGGTATGTTCCCAGTCCCAGAACCACCGTAACCACAAAACGGTCCCTGTCGAGGAGGCTGCTCAGGAATACCAG GAGAAGCTTAAGGTGGCattaaggaaactgagaaaagaacaaaagttgGCTGAGGAGTTGGAAGTGAATACTGCAATGAAGAGAGCAGCCTGGAAGGCAAGTGTTGTGCTCCAAAGGGAATCTCAG AGTCAGGTTGAGAGACACAAACGGAGGATTCACGCAGAATTTGTACAGCAGATAAACTTCCTGGCTGCGGAGGAACAGAGGCAAATGCAGAGGCTAGAcatggaggagagggagcagctgAGAATCCTAGGGGAGACAGAGGCCATGCTGGCCCAGAAGACCCAAGCCCTGCAGGAGCTGGTTGTGGAGCTGGAGAGGAGGAGCAAGGGCTCACCCCTAGAGCTGCTGCAG gAGGTGAAAAGTGTCCTGGGAAG GACTGAGGCTTGGAACCTGAAGGAGCTGGACATTACCTCCCCGGGTCTGAGGAGTGTGTGCCTCGTGCCAGGGCTAAAGACGATGCTGAGGACGTATGGAG TACACATCACCCTGGATCCACACACAGCCAATCCATGGCTCATCCTTTCAGAGGATCGGAGACAAGTGAGGCTTGGAGACAGCCAGCAGGAAGTGCCTGAAAATGAAAGCAGATTTGACATgtatcccatggtcctgggagcCCAGTGCTTTGACTCTGGAAAGGCTTACTGGGAGGTGGATGTGAGAGGAAAAGAGGCCTGGGACCTGGGTGTTTGTACAGATTCTGCACAGAGGAAGGGGCACTTTTTGCTCAGCCCTGGGAACGGCTTCTGGACAATTTGGCTGtggaacaaacaaaaatatgagGCTGGCACCTGTCCCCAGACTCCCCTCCACCTTCAGGTGCCTCCATGCCAAGTTGGGATCTTCTTGGACTGTGAGGCCCACACAGTCTCCTTCTACAACATCACTGACCATGGCTCCCTCATCTATACCTTCTCTGAATGTGCCTTTGCTGGACCTCTGCGGCCTTTCTTTGGTACTGGTTTTAATGATGCAGGAAGAAACGCAGCACCTCTTGTGCTCTGTCCGCTGGAGGTGGGATCGTAG